The Thermosipho affectus genomic sequence TTCAATTTTTTTTCAGATTTATGGTAAGTTAATGCCACATCACAATTTGGACACTTTAATACATTTCCACAATTTTGACACATAATTAAAGAATATCCCTTTCTTCTAACAAAAAACATAACACTTTTTCCATTTTCCAGTTCTCTCTTAACATTTTTCAAAATACTCTTTGAAACATATGGTATAACTTTTTCTTCTTCTTTCATATCAACAACTTCAACCTTCGGAAGTACCGTCCCGTACCTCTCCTTTAACGTACAAAGTTTCATATCATTCCTTGTAGCCTTCATGTAGTGTTCCAATCTAGGGGTAGCAGAACCAAAGATTACAAGTCCTGGAAATTTTTCTACAAGGTAAATCAAGTCATAAACAACTTCTCCGTCTTGATAATAGCTATCATCGTGCTCTTCGTCAACAATTATCAAATCTTTATCAAATGGTATAAAGAACGCACTCCTTGTTCCTACAAGTATATCGATCTTCCCCGTTACTGCTCTCATCCATAACTCTATCTTTTGACTCTTTGTAAGATAACTATGAAATATCCCTACCTTTTTCCCAGAAAGTCTTGATTTTATCCTATTTACCGTCTGTTCTATCAATGAAACTTCTGGAACAAGATATAACGTCTTTAAATTGCTTTTTTTAATTACAGAAAGATAAACTTCTGTTTTCCCACTACCTGTTACACCATATAACAATACCTTTAATTTATTTTTCTTTAATATATCTTCAACAATTTTTTTTTGACTTTCGCTTAAATCTATATCTTCAAAATCCTTTGGAAATTCCTCACTTAATCTCAACAATCCCTTTCTTTCAAGCTGTAATAAGACATCCTTATTTATATCCAAAAACTCCCTAAGTTCTGAATAAGTGGTGTAATTGTTCACAAGAAGATAATCTATAACTTTTTTTTGCTTTTTGGTAAGTTTCTTTTCAAAAATTTCAGAAGGTGAAGCATTTAAGAAGACATATAACTCTTTTCTTGGCCTTGGAAACTTATACTGAAAATCCTTTTCTATGTAAATTACTCCATTCATTAAAAATTCCTTTAATTTTTTTTCTCCAAACCTTTCAATAAATTCTCTAACTGCCATTCCATTAAAGTCATAAAGTGGGTTATTAGAAAACACTTTTTCAACAAAATAATTTTCTATCCCCTTTGGAAAGGAAAGATCAAACAATCTACCAATTGGTGTATTAAAAAAATTAGAAGCCTCATTCAAAGCTTCAACAAACCACCCTTCTAAAAAACTCCTACCATCTACCTTTCCTATTACTTCACCTTCAACCTTTCCAGGATTTTCTTTTAAAACATAACCTATCTCTTTTTTTCCCCTAAACTTTAAGAAAATCCTTTCGCCAGTTTCCAATTTAAAATCAGAGTTTACAAAGAAAGTCCTTTTAAAACTTGAGTTTGAAATTGCAACTTCATATACCATATAATCACCTCATTAGAATTGTATCATATTACAAAACTTGACTTATAGTTAATGATATTGGATAATATAAAGGGTAAAAAAATAAAATAGGAGGTGATAAAATGCCATTGTACAGATACGTTTGTAAAAAATGCGGAAACGAAAAAGTTGAATTGCACTCATTTAAAGAACAACTGAATCTCGAATGCGAAATATGCGGTTCACAAATGGAAAAGGCAATAGGAAGAGTTGGTATAGTCTTTAAAGGTAGTGGATTCTATATAACAGATAGCAAAAAAAGTACTTCTTCAAATAATTCTAGTTCAAATGATTCTAAATAAAATTAATGCCCCCTTACGGGGGCCAATTATAATCCTACTTTAATTATAAATTAAAGAGGTTTAACATTTGCTGCTTGAGGACCTTTTTGACCATCTTGAACTTCAAATTCCACTTCTTGTCCTTCTTTTAATGTTTTGAATCCATCTGTTTGAATAGCACTCCAGTGAACAAAAATGTCTTCTCCGTCCTCCTTGGTAATAAATCCATAACCTTTTTTTGCATCAAACCACTTTACTGTACCTTTCATAAAAAAACGCCTCCTCGTAAATCTTTTTACAATCCCCGCCTCTCGGGGTTGATTAAAGTATACACCTATAATTATTTTTTGTCAACTGTTTTTGAGCCTATTTCAAAAATAAAAAGAAAACACTCAAACTTAATCGAAAATTTCACAACTATATTCTGCCACAACTTCCTTGAAATTCTACTTTCAAGGGTAGACCTAGGTGGTTTTAAAAGAACTGTTTACTCTTTTATTTAGAGAGATATTAGAAAAACGTTATACTTTGAGAAAATTCCATATCTTAGAGCTTTTCATCTTCAATGAACTTCAAGAAAATATATAAAATGTTATTGTAGACAGTATACGATGTTTTATCCGGAATAAAATCAATAAAAAATCCATGAAGATGTAGTTTTTAACCTTTTTTATGATTAACTTTTAAAACAACAGTAATTTCGCCTCTTACTCCTTCTGAGAACCTTTCTAAAGCTCTTTTCACTGTGCCTTTAAAATATTCTTGATGAACCTTTGTAAGTTCCCTTGCCACAAAGATCTCTACATTTCCTAAAATATCATACACATCGTTTAACGTCTTTACCAATCTTTCTGGACTTTCAAAAAAAATATATACATCTGACATATCATTTTCTTTTATTTTTCTTAAAATCCTTCTTCTTTTCTTATCTCTAGGCATAAATCCCAGAAAAACAAACCTATTCCCATAAAAACCACTTGCAGCAATAGCAGTTAGCACGGAACTTACTCCAGGTATTACATCCCATTCAATATTATTTTCCACACATAAATTAACCAGTTCAGTTCCTGGATCAGCAATTACCGGCATACCCGCATCTGAAAGATAAGCTATATTTTTCCCATCTTTCAACATCGATAAAATTTTATCTATCTTTTTTGGTGATGAATGTTCATTGTATGAATCCACAGGTTTCTTTATTGAATAAAAATTTAAGAGCTTCAATGCTCTTCTTGTATCTTCTGCAAAAATATAATCTACCTCTTTTAAAATTCTAAGTGCCCTTAAAGTTATATCTTCTAAATTTCCTATTGGCGTTCCAATTATATACAACAAAACTTTTTTCTCTCCCTCTCTGCAGATTTCAAAATTTTATCTACATCTTGAAACTTTATCAATCCAAATTTTTCATCAAATTTTTCATACAATAACTCTTTCAATCTGTTAATTTCAATGTTTTTAGATTGGTCAATTCCATATTGAACTATTTTTTGATTTGTATTTTTAAAACATCTATCAACGTTATCTATAGTCTTTAAAACAATAGAACCATGCTGCAAAACAAATGATCTAGTTCTCATTTGCGCACTTCCCACTACTTTTTTGTTATCCAAAACAATTTCATACCAAGATGGTGCATCAAAGCACACATTGGTGTTTCCGCGAATCCCTCGAGATACTAACCTTACAGGCACATCTAATTTATTTAAAACATCTACAATTAATTGCGAAATTGCTTTATAAAGACTTATGATGGACAATCTATACAGCTCATGTCCATTTGGAATAACAATACTATATGTCAATTCATATTTGTGCAATACCGCTCTACCACCCGTAGGTCTTCTTACACACTTTATATTATTTTCCCTCAAAAAATCAAAATCTACATCTTCAACACTTTGATTTTTACCTAATGAAAGTGTTGGTTCTTTCCAAGTATATAGTCTAAAAAATGGAGCATTGGATTTCCCCAAAACATAATCAACTGCCATATTCAAATCTCCCGAAAGCTTCCACGTTTCAATGTAATACATTTATATCCTCCTAAATGCATCTAACACACTCTCAGCAATAGCTGTGTATTTATCAACTTTTAATTCTGCAGCCCCTATAATACTTTCCTCATATGAATTGTATTCTTTTGAAAGGTGCGTGATTATAAATTGTTTTCCCGCAATTGTTGCTTCAATAGAATCATCCACTGAAATTGCAAAGTTATGAATATTTTCAAGCGCATTTAAAACGGCATTTCCAATAATTATTGGAATATTCTTGCGCGTTTTCGGGCCAGCAAATTCCCCTATAAAAACCTCCTGGCCATGTGTTATTTCTACCTTTACACTTAATGTTCGTTCTTTTTCCTGGACATTTATATCTGTCAATCTATAAGGAATGATCTTTGAGGATTCCATGCCTAAATTTAACTGAGCAATACTAACCACTTTTCTATCAATCTTCAAACCTAAACTCGCAAATAAAACGGTTTCGATATCCCTTACAAGTTGTTTGGGGCTTTTCTCATCATCTGCGACAACATGTATCTCTACAACTTGATCATTTTCAATGACAACTTTTGCAGCCTCAACCCCAGGAATCTTTGAAAGAACATTTTCAACACTTTCAACTTTTAACATACTATCCCCCCAAATCCTTTACAAAACCTCTAAACTTTTCAAAATCATCCACAAAACTTTCCACATATCTCCATTTTTCTTTCAAATCTTCCAAATCTACTTTAAACATTCCAATAACTTTGTCTTTCATATCAGAAATAGGAAAATATTTACCAGGCTGAAATTTATACTTATTTCTTAAAAATGAAAAAAATTCTGCGTATAAATTTTTATGTTCTCCTTCTCCAATACCTACAAAATAAACCCCATCATCTGTTAAAAAAGTCTTTAAAAAATAGTAATTCTTCCCGTTTAAAGCTAAAAGCTCATCATATGTCTTATCATCCACCTTTTTGGAAAAATTAAGCCAACTTTTTCCAGAAACCTCTTCTGAAAACAATTCCTTTGAAATTAGAGACTTTTCACCACCAAGTGCTAAAAAATGCGTCATTATTGGGAATTTTAAAATTCCCGCAGTCATAAATGGAATTTTTCTTGTTGAAAAACTATTTATATATAAATTTTCAAAATCTTCATTAAAATATTCCATTTTATAAAGTGATGGTGTTCTTAAAAACGGATTACTAAGTGAAACTCCAAAAAAGAACTTACCATCTGGATTATAACCAGCATTTAAAAAAAAGATACCATTAGATCCCACTGTAACAAGTATTAGATGTTTATGAAAAACATCTAGTACATCTTCAAACTTATACAAAAAATCCATCAACACATTCTTATCTTTTTCGAGTAAACTAAATACTTCGTTCATTAAAGGTCTCAACTTTTCAGGACCAAAATATACCATTTTTAGCGTCTCCTAGTCATAAAATATTCAATGCTTCTATTCCATGTTTTTTCTTCCTCATCCGTAAAATAACAAGCGGGTAACTCTCCACGTTCCCTATGATATGCTATACACTCACAACATTTACCTTTTTTAGGACATCCAGGATAACTACAATTACACTTTTCTAAGTTTTTTTCAAAATTTCCACAGTACATCATAAATCCCCCTTTATTTCCACTACCTCATTGTTTTCATCCATTATTAAAACTTTTGGACCTTTATATTCTCCATCAGAATACACACCAAAAGCCATAATAATTACCCTGTCACCTTCTTCTACTAACCTCGCAGCAGCACCGTTTATCACTATTTTTTTACTTCCTCGTTCTTCAGGGATTGTATAAGTAACAAAGCGCTGGCCGTTGTTCACATCCGCTACCAAGACCAATTCATATGGTTTAATATTGGACTTTTCCAAAAGTTCTATATCTATACCTATACTCCCCATATAATTGATACTTTTATCCGTCACACGTGCCATATGTATCTTTGATTTTAACAAAAATTCCTGCATTTTACTCCTCCTCATCTTTTAAAGGTAATTCAAAAATAAATGCATTTCCATTTTCATCAGGTTCAACCCATATTTTTCCATCATGTTCATCTTCTATAATTTTTTTACATATTGGCAAACCCAATCCCGTTCCATGTACTTTTGTTGTAAAAAATGGAATAAATAACTTTTCCAAGATATCCCTGGGAATTGGAGTACCTTGATTCCAAACCTTAATCTTTACAGTGTTTAAACATTTCTTTACTTCAATTGATATTTTACCACCATATGGTGTTTCATCAATAGCATTTTGAATTAAATTTATCAAAACTTGTTTTAATCTCTGTTTATCCGCATACACTTCAACATTTTCATCGGCTTTGAATTCAAAAAGTATATTTTTATCTTTTATTTTATCCTCTAGTAAAATATAAACTTCGGATATTAATTCATTTAAATTAAAGAGGACAAATTCTGTTATCCTCCTATCTCTACTAAATTCCAAAATTTCACTCACAATTCCCTCTAATCTAACAATTTCATCTGATATTATTTTTATGTATTTTCTCCTTTTATTTTCATCATCTATATACTTTTCAAGTCTTTTTATAAACCCACCTAAAACAGATATGGGATTTCTAAGTTCGTGAACCACTCTCGCAGCCATTTCACCAAGTACAGCTAATTTTTCCTGTTTTTTTCTCTCTTTTTCCAAAATTACCCTTTCTGTTACATCCTCAAAAGTAACTATTATACCCTTTATTAAAATCCTTTCTGCATCCCAAAGTGGAGAAATAGAAACATCAAAGTATTTTTCCTGTCCCATTACGGGTATTAGGTAATTTGAAAGTTTTATCTCTTCCTTCATCTTTAAAACTTCAAAGGCCATGCTTTCTATATCCTCAAATTCAGATCCTAAATCTGCTAACCTTTTTTCTATCATCTGTTCCTTATTTCTACCAAAATAATACTCTGCGCGCGAATTCCACTCGCTTATATTCCCATTCTTCGAGATTACAATAACTGCTGCTGATAAATTTTGTAAAATGAGCTCTGAAAACTCTTTTAAAAATTCCACTAAATTCTTTTGCTTTTCCAAATTAATAGTCTTATCCTTTAATTCTTTATAATTCAACGAATTTTCAATGGCAAGTCCTGCACTATCCGATATTAATCTTAAAATTTCCACATCTACATTCGAAATTTTATGCTTTGAATACTTATTATCCAATATTACAACACCTATTGTGTCATTCTTTCCAATCAAAGGTACTATTACAAATTCATCGGTATCCAATAAAGGAACAAGATAGTCTAGTTCTTCCACTAAAACCTTTTTATTCACATGTACTATTTTTCTCCTTAAAACAGCTCTTTCCAAAAATTTACTAGATCTATATGGAAAAATCTTATTTCTTATTTTCTGAGTTAACTCGTTGTTCAGATCAAGTCCCAACGATTCTTCTCTCAAATATTGAACAATATCTGCATACTTCATCGCTCTTTGATTTGCTTTTTTCCAAATAGTGTCAACTTCCTTTTCATTAGCAGGACCTATCCACGCCTTCCCTATCAACGCATTTTTTTCATTATCTTTTAACAAAAGAAGTGCTCTGTTAAATCCCAGTGTTCTTCCCGATGTCAATCCAATTAAGAAAATTTTTAAAACATTATTTGGGTCATTACTACTTCTCATCGCCTGGCTCAAATAATGGACTATACTCATCTTCCTTAGTTGTTCTTTCTGGCCCTCTATCAATTTTTCATGCTCTTTTTTTAATACGTTTAATTTTTCCACTTCAGATTTTAAATTTTCATAGAATACAAGTCTGGAAATAGCCAAGTTAAACCTCTTTACAGCAGAAATTACTAAATCCAAATCAAAATCTTCATAACTTTTATCTGGAATATAACCTTCTCCATGTCTTTTATTAATAAAAACAAGCCATTGTTTTTCATCCACTGGTACACTTATCAAAGATTTTACAACTAAATCAGAATTTATAAAATTAACACTAGGTTTTATCAAAATCTGTGGTTGTTTTTTAAAAACAAAAAAGGAAAAATCAGAAAAACCCGGTATTATCTTCCCAACAAAGTCTTTTGGCTGAGAATATTCCACAAAAAAATCTTCCCCTTTTTTTCCAACCAATACAATAAGATCACTCGGCAAATACTCGGAAAGTTTTTCAACAAAATTTCTCTTTAACTCAAATAAATCTTGACTCTTCTCAAAAATGTCCGTCAGTTGTAGAATATTCTCCAATTTTTCCTTTCTCTTTTCAATCAAAAACAAATCACATACAAGCCCAAAAATATTTGAAAATTCATCAAAAAAATCATTCTTTTCAAATTTTTCATTTGAAATTATCGCACCTATTTTCTTGTCACCAAAATACAAAGGAATAACATCTTTATCATTTGCAGGCACCTTTTTTCCAACATCTTTTCCCGCAATTATTCTATAAATATTCTTTCTCTCTTCGTATAAAGAAAGTCCTAATTCTTTTATATTAAGTTTTTCTCTCAATAAATTAGCGAGCCTCTCTAAATTTTCATTTGGATAACCAATTTCAAACAAATCTTTCACTGCATTATAAATTAAAGAAAATTCAATCATAAAATCACCTCAAGTATATTCTACCACAAAAAAAGCACCCATATGGGTGCTTTTTTTATTCCTGAAATTCATATAAAATAAATTTTCCATTTTTCAAACGCAGTAACATATTAATTTCATTAGTTTCCATATTTCTAAAAACAAAAAATTCGTGATTCATTACTTCCATTTGTGCAATTGCTTCTTCTAAACTAGTTATCATCAAATTAACTCTCTTTACATTTGAAATCTTCTCATCCTTTTCTCCCTCTGGCATCTCATCCTTGAAAATTTCACCTAGTCCTTTATTATTTGCCTTATGCGTAGGCCTTACATAATCTTTTTCTCTTTTAATCTTCTTTTCAAAAGAATCTGTTAAAATATCAATTAAATTATAAATATCCATGGATTTTTCCGAAACAATAATGTCTTTTCCCAAATAATGCACCATTATTTTTCCTACATACTCTGAAGAATCTTTCTCAAATTTAATATCTAGATGTACATTATCCTCAATAACCCTATCTACCTTCTCTAACCTCTTTTCTAAGTAATTTTTAATTGCATCGGTAATTTCTACACCTTTTGTTGAAACACGAAAATCCATAAAATCACCTCCTACTGGTTTTCCTGAATTTTTCTAAGTCTAAAGTTTACATGTGGTGCAAATTCTAAAAGATAAAAAGACAACGTTAAAATCAAAAAGAGAGTTTTCAACAAAACATTACTTTCATTTATCTTTTTATCTACTATCAATATCAATGATACCACAAGTGATGCTGAAATAATAAACAGCAAAGGAAAAAAATATGACAAAAAACTAAACGTAATAGAAAATATTATGTAGAAATAAAAAATTATTTTATTATTTTCGGATATATCTGGAATTTTAAGACACCATTTCCATAAAACTATGATATAACCAAGTAGTCCAATAAAAAATATGGTATTCGACACAAATATATTTTTTAGAACAAAACTAAAAAATAAATTTGATGAAAAACCTATTGAAAAAAGAATAGAAGAAAATACCACCAAATCATCGCTTGGCAACTGATTTGAAAATAACTTTTCTAAATTTTTTTCCATAAATTGGAGGTATACCTCCTGTCCCCCCCTTCAAATTAAAACTGACCTATAACAATCCCAAATACCTCGGGACCTGTATGTACTCCCACTGCT encodes the following:
- the priA gene encoding replication restart helicase PriA, yielding MVYEVAISNSSFKRTFFVNSDFKLETGERIFLKFRGKKEIGYVLKENPGKVEGEVIGKVDGRSFLEGWFVEALNEASNFFNTPIGRLFDLSFPKGIENYFVEKVFSNNPLYDFNGMAVREFIERFGEKKLKEFLMNGVIYIEKDFQYKFPRPRKELYVFLNASPSEIFEKKLTKKQKKVIDYLLVNNYTTYSELREFLDINKDVLLQLERKGLLRLSEEFPKDFEDIDLSESQKKIVEDILKKNKLKVLLYGVTGSGKTEVYLSVIKKSNLKTLYLVPEVSLIEQTVNRIKSRLSGKKVGIFHSYLTKSQKIELWMRAVTGKIDILVGTRSAFFIPFDKDLIIVDEEHDDSYYQDGEVVYDLIYLVEKFPGLVIFGSATPRLEHYMKATRNDMKLCTLKERYGTVLPKVEVVDMKEEEKVIPYVSKSILKNVKRELENGKSVMFFVRRKGYSLIMCQNCGNVLKCPNCDVALTYHKSEKKLKCHICGFESVPEISCPICGSALFYEKGMGTERLEGELQKVFPGRNIVRVDTEVVKNYQKFQKVLKKLYEGEIDILIGTKMITKGLDVPTVSLIGVIDVDAMRNIPDYNSSLNLFRLLVQVIGRAGRKEKGKALIQTYERDSFAIEYALRQDVEGYYEYELKQRKDLEYPPFVNIIQVIIYSNNKELGLKSAKKLVLELENFNLKILGPTEFFIPKIRNNFLYHFIVKTHDVGKTNRILNEVISKYPTKVKIRVNPPSLYVT
- a CDS encoding FmdB family zinc ribbon protein, with the translated sequence MPLYRYVCKKCGNEKVELHSFKEQLNLECEICGSQMEKAIGRVGIVFKGSGFYITDSKKSTSSNNSSSNDSK
- a CDS encoding cold shock domain-containing protein, giving the protein MKGTVKWFDAKKGYGFITKEDGEDIFVHWSAIQTDGFKTLKEGQEVEFEVQDGQKGPQAANVKPL
- the rsmI gene encoding 16S rRNA (cytidine(1402)-2'-O)-methyltransferase; its protein translation is MLYIIGTPIGNLEDITLRALRILKEVDYIFAEDTRRALKLLNFYSIKKPVDSYNEHSSPKKIDKILSMLKDGKNIAYLSDAGMPVIADPGTELVNLCVENNIEWDVIPGVSSVLTAIAASGFYGNRFVFLGFMPRDKKRRRILRKIKENDMSDVYIFFESPERLVKTLNDVYDILGNVEIFVARELTKVHQEYFKGTVKRALERFSEGVRGEITVVLKVNHKKG
- a CDS encoding lipoate--protein ligase family protein: MYYIETWKLSGDLNMAVDYVLGKSNAPFFRLYTWKEPTLSLGKNQSVEDVDFDFLRENNIKCVRRPTGGRAVLHKYELTYSIVIPNGHELYRLSIISLYKAISQLIVDVLNKLDVPVRLVSRGIRGNTNVCFDAPSWYEIVLDNKKVVGSAQMRTRSFVLQHGSIVLKTIDNVDRCFKNTNQKIVQYGIDQSKNIEINRLKELLYEKFDEKFGLIKFQDVDKILKSAERERKKFCCI
- a CDS encoding heavy-metal-associated domain-containing protein; the encoded protein is MLKVESVENVLSKIPGVEAAKVVIENDQVVEIHVVADDEKSPKQLVRDIETVLFASLGLKIDRKVVSIAQLNLGMESSKIIPYRLTDINVQEKERTLSVKVEITHGQEVFIGEFAGPKTRKNIPIIIGNAVLNALENIHNFAISVDDSIEATIAGKQFIITHLSKEYNSYEESIIGAAELKVDKYTAIAESVLDAFRRI
- a CDS encoding DUF4895 domain-containing protein, translated to MVYFGPEKLRPLMNEVFSLLEKDKNVLMDFLYKFEDVLDVFHKHLILVTVGSNGIFFLNAGYNPDGKFFFGVSLSNPFLRTPSLYKMEYFNEDFENLYINSFSTRKIPFMTAGILKFPIMTHFLALGGEKSLISKELFSEEVSGKSWLNFSKKVDDKTYDELLALNGKNYYFLKTFLTDDGVYFVGIGEGEHKNLYAEFFSFLRNKYKFQPGKYFPISDMKDKVIGMFKVDLEDLKEKWRYVESFVDDFEKFRGFVKDLGG
- a CDS encoding DUF6485 family protein, which gives rise to MMYCGNFEKNLEKCNCSYPGCPKKGKCCECIAYHRERGELPACYFTDEEEKTWNRSIEYFMTRRR
- the panD gene encoding aspartate 1-decarboxylase gives rise to the protein MQEFLLKSKIHMARVTDKSINYMGSIGIDIELLEKSNIKPYELVLVADVNNGQRFVTYTIPEERGSKKIVINGAAARLVEEGDRVIIMAFGVYSDGEYKGPKVLIMDENNEVVEIKGDL
- a CDS encoding GAF domain-containing sensor histidine kinase: MIEFSLIYNAVKDLFEIGYPNENLERLANLLREKLNIKELGLSLYEERKNIYRIIAGKDVGKKVPANDKDVIPLYFGDKKIGAIISNEKFEKNDFFDEFSNIFGLVCDLFLIEKRKEKLENILQLTDIFEKSQDLFELKRNFVEKLSEYLPSDLIVLVGKKGEDFFVEYSQPKDFVGKIIPGFSDFSFFVFKKQPQILIKPSVNFINSDLVVKSLISVPVDEKQWLVFINKRHGEGYIPDKSYEDFDLDLVISAVKRFNLAISRLVFYENLKSEVEKLNVLKKEHEKLIEGQKEQLRKMSIVHYLSQAMRSSNDPNNVLKIFLIGLTSGRTLGFNRALLLLKDNEKNALIGKAWIGPANEKEVDTIWKKANQRAMKYADIVQYLREESLGLDLNNELTQKIRNKIFPYRSSKFLERAVLRRKIVHVNKKVLVEELDYLVPLLDTDEFVIVPLIGKNDTIGVVILDNKYSKHKISNVDVEILRLISDSAGLAIENSLNYKELKDKTINLEKQKNLVEFLKEFSELILQNLSAAVIVISKNGNISEWNSRAEYYFGRNKEQMIEKRLADLGSEFEDIESMAFEVLKMKEEIKLSNYLIPVMGQEKYFDVSISPLWDAERILIKGIIVTFEDVTERVILEKERKKQEKLAVLGEMAARVVHELRNPISVLGGFIKRLEKYIDDENKRRKYIKIISDEIVRLEGIVSEILEFSRDRRITEFVLFNLNELISEVYILLEDKIKDKNILFEFKADENVEVYADKQRLKQVLINLIQNAIDETPYGGKISIEVKKCLNTVKIKVWNQGTPIPRDILEKLFIPFFTTKVHGTGLGLPICKKIIEDEHDGKIWVEPDENGNAFIFELPLKDEEE
- the hpf gene encoding ribosome hibernation-promoting factor, HPF/YfiA family, which codes for MDFRVSTKGVEITDAIKNYLEKRLEKVDRVIEDNVHLDIKFEKDSSEYVGKIMVHYLGKDIIVSEKSMDIYNLIDILTDSFEKKIKREKDYVRPTHKANNKGLGEIFKDEMPEGEKDEKISNVKRVNLMITSLEEAIAQMEVMNHEFFVFRNMETNEINMLLRLKNGKFILYEFQE